The genomic segment TCCGAGACCGAAGCGGATGTCTTGGCCGACCGAGGCGAAGTTGGACACGGACTCGTTGACATCAGGCGGGAGCACCTTGATGCCCATACGGCGGCACTCGTTGAGGTAGATCGCCGACTTGTCCTTGTCGACCCGGGTGCTGGTCAGCAGCGCTGCCATGTATTCGGCTGGGAAGTTGGCCTTGAGGTAGGCGGTCCAGTAGGAGATGACGCCATAGGCAGCCGAGTGCGCCTTGTTGAACGCGTAGTCCGAGAATGGGACCAGGATCTCCCACAGCGTCTTGACCGCCTTGGCGGAGTAGCCGCGCTCGAACATGCCTGCTTCGAAGCCTGCATAGAGCTTGTCGAGCTCGGACTTCTTCTTCTTGCCCATCGCGCGCCGCAGGTTGTCGGCTTGACCGAGGCTGAAACCGGCCAGCACCTGGGCGATCTCCATCACCTGCTCCTGATAGACAATCAGGCCGTACGTCTCGCCAAGCACCTTCTCGAGTGGCTTCTCGAGCTCCGGGTGGATCGGGTCGATCGGCTCCCGACCGTTCTTGCGGTGCGCGTACTTGTTGTGCGAATCGGCGCCCATCGGGCCGGGTCGGTAGAGCGCGCCGACAGCCGAGATGTCCTCGAACTTGTCGGGCTTCATACTGCGTAGCAGCGCGCGCATCGGACCACCGTCGAGCTGGAAAACGCCGAGCGTGTCGCCACGCGACAGCAGCTCGTAGGTCGCCGGGTCATCGAATGTGAGGTCCTCGAGCACCAGGTCGATGTCGCGATTGCGCTTGATGTTGACGAGTGCATCGTCGAGCACCGTGAGGTTGCGAAGGCCGAGGAAGTCCATCTTGACCAGCCCGAGCGCCTCGCACATGGGGTAGTCGAACTGCGTGATGACCGCGCCATCCTGGTCGCGCTTCATGATCGGGATGATGTCGATCAGTGGATCGCTCGACATGATGACGCCAGCGGCGTGCACGCCCCACTGGCGGATCTGCCCTTCAAGACCGAGTGCGGTCTCGTAGATCTTGCGGACCTCGGCGTCCGCCTCGTGCAGCGCCCGGAACTCGGCTCCATCGCCGTAGCGCTTGTTGGTCTTGTCGAAGATGTCCTTGAGCGCGACACCTTTGCCCATGATGTCGGGCGGCAGCGTTCTGGTGATCCGGTCGCCCATCGCGAACGGGTAGTCGAGCACCCGGTTGGCGTCCTTGATGGCTGCCTTCGCCTTGAGTCGACCGAACGTCGCGATCTGGGCGACGCGCTCTTCGCCGTACTTGTTGCTGACGTAGCGGATGACCTCGCCGCGGCGACGCTCGTCGAAGTCGATGTCGAAGTCAGGCATCGACGGACGCTCCGGGTTGAGGAAGCGCTCGAAGATCAGGCCGTGAGTCAGCGGGCACAGGTCGGTGATCCGCAGCGCGTACGCGGCGATCGAACCGGCTCCGGAACCGCGCCCCGGTCCGACGCGAATGCCGTTGTCCTTGGCCCAGTTGATGAAGTCGGCGACCACTAGGTAGTAGCCGCAGTAGCCCTTGTCGCGGACGACCTCGAGCTCGTACTCGGTACGTGCCCGCACCTCGGGAGTGAGCGCATCGCCGGGGTAGCGCGACTCGACGCCCTTCCAGACTTCCTTGACGAACCAGCTCTCCTCGGTCTCGCCAGCAGGCACCTCGAAGCGCGCCATGTAGCCACCGTTGGACTCGGCGAACTCGACATTGCAGCGCTCGGCGATCAGCAGGGTGTTGTCGCAGGCTTCTTTGAGGTCGAAGCGGTCTTCCCAGAGATCACGCATCTCCTTGGCGGACTTGATGTAGTAGCCGCCGCCGTCGAGCTTGAACCGCTTGGGATCGCCCAAAGTCGTGCCGGTGCCGATACAAAGCAGCGCATCGTGAGCCTCGACATCCTCGGGCGAGACGTAGTGCGAGTCGTTGGTGGCGATGACCGGGAGACCAAGGTCGGCTTTGAGCTTGAGTAGGCCGTCGCGTACGCGGGCCTCGATCTCGAGACCGTGCTCCATCAGCTCGAGGAAGAAGTTCTCCTTGCCGAAGATGTCCTGGAACTCGGCGGCCGAAGCACGGGCCTTCTCGTAGTTGCCAATGCGCAACCAGGTCTGGATTTCGCCGGACGGGCAGCCGGTCGTGGCGATGATGCCCTTGCCGTATTGCTGCAGCAGTTCACGGTCAGCGCGAGGCTTGCGGTACTGGCCTTCGAGGCTGGCATAGGAGGCGATGCGGAACAGGTTGTGCATGCCCTCAGTGGACTCCGACAGCAGCGTCATGTGCGTGTAGGCACCGCGACCCGAGATGTCGTCCTCGCCGCCCTTGTTCCACTGCACGGCCTTCTTTTCGTGGCGCGAGATGTTGGGCGCGAGGTAGGCCTCCATGCCGATGATCGGCTTGACCCCGTGCTGTCGACCCTTGGCCCAGAAGTCGTACGCACCGTGGAGGTTGCCGTGATCGGTCATTGCAATTGCAGACATTCCTAGCTCTGCAGTGCGCTCGAACAGTGGGTCGAGCAACGCGTGACCGTCCAACATCGAGTACTCCGTGTGCACATGCAAGTGCACGAATGGCGAGTCGCTCGACATCGAAAGATTGCCTCCTCGGCGCGTTTTGGGGGGAAGAGCTTCAGCCTAGTCGGGCAGTCCCCACACATTTCGGATGACCCGCCTAGAAGTTTGGCGAACCGCTGCAACTCCGCTCTACTGATCACATGACCGAGCACCCGGACCGCGAGAAGAAGACCTTCACGACCGTTGACGAATACATCGATGCGTCACTGATCGGCGTGGAGGAACGGCTCGTCGAGATGCGTCGGATCATCCGCGCCGCAGCACCCGAGACCGAGGAGACGATCAGCTACAACATCCCGGCCTACAAGACCGACGGTGTCGTTGTTGTGCAGTTCGCGGGGTTCACTGAGCACACGTCGTTGACGTTCTTCCCCACCGCTGGAGCCTTCTCGAAGTTCTCGGATGAGCTGGCGGCGTACAAGACCAGCAAGTCGGCCATCCGCTTCCCGCTGGACGAGCCGCTACCGGTCGACCTGATCGACGCGATCGTACGATTCCGCGTCAACGAGGCCGCCGACTACGTAGCGAGCAAAAGGCGCTAACTAAGCCTGCTGGTAGCTGCTCAGGAAGTTGCCCATGCGCTGGATGGCCTCCGACAAGTCGCGCGCCCAGGGCAGCGTGACGATGCGCAGGTGGTCGGGGTCGGGCCAGTTGAAGCCACTCCCCTGCGTCAGCAGGATCTTTTCCTGCAGCAGCAGGTCGAGAACGAGTTGCTGATCGTCCTTGATCGGATAGACCTCGGGGTCGAGCCGCGGGAACACGTACAACGCGCCACGCGGGCTGACGACACTGACACCCGGGATCTTGCGCAGCTCATTGACCGCGGTGTCGCGCTGCTCAAGCAGCCGACCGCCAGGCAGGATCAGTTCCTTGATCGACTGGTAACCGCCGAGCGCGACCTGGATCGCGTTCTGCGCCGGCACGTTGGGGCACAGCCGCATTGAGGCGAGCAGCGTGATGCCCTCGAGGTAGTCGTTGGCTTCCTTGAGCGGGCCCGTGGCGACAAGCCAGCCGGCGCGGTAGCCGCAGACCCGGTATGCCTTCGACAGCCCGTTGAACGTCAGTGTGAGAACGTCCGGGGCGATGCTGGCCATCGGGATGTGGACGGCGTCGTCGTACAGGATCTTGTCGTAGATCTCGTCAGACATCAGAACAAGGTTGTGCTTGCGAGCCAGGTCAGCGATCGCCGTCAGCGTCTCGCGGGTGTAGACCGCACCCGTCGGGTTGTTGGGGTTGATGACGACGATGACCTTGGTGCGATCGGTGATCTTGGACTCGAGGTCGGCGATGTCCGGATTCCAGCCATTGGCCTCGTCGCAGCGGTAGTGCACTGGCACGCCGCCGGCCAGGTTGGTGACCGCAGTCCACAGCGGGTAGTCGGGTACGGGGATCAGCACTTCGTCGCCGTTGTCGAGCAGCGCCTGCAGCGCCATCTGGATCAGCTCGGAGACGCCGTTGCCCAGCCACACGTCGTCGATGTCGATGACGGGGAAGCCCTCTTGGAGTTGGTAGTGGTGCACGACAGCGCGGCGAGCCGACTGGATGCCGCGCGAGTCCGAATAGCCCTGCGCAGTGGGCAGTCCGGCGATGACGTCCTGCAGGATCTCGGCCGGTGCGTCGAAGCCGAAAGGCTGCGGATTGCCGATGTTGAGCTTGAGAATTCGCTCGCCTGCGGCCTCCATGGCGGCCGCTCGTGCGTTGACGGGTCCGCGGATGTCGTACAAGACATCACGCAACTTCTCGGACTGGCGCACGATCTGGGTCATATCCCCATTGTCCACGACCCACCTCGCACTAGATTGCAGGCGTGACGAAACTGATCCTCGCCTTTCACGGCGCAGACCTCGCCCTTGACGACCCAGCCCTCCGGGCACGACTCGCAGAACTCGGGGTGACCCGGTTCCAGCTCAACGTCGACGACGAGCCCGTTGCCGGCGCTCTGCGCTTCGGCCCGGGCGCCCCGATCACCGCACTGGTATCGCTGTGGACCGACGGTGATCCCGAGGCAGCCGTCGCCGTGTTGTCGGACCTGGAGGCTGACGTGCACGCGTGGCGGGTCACCGAGCGCCGCCCGATCGAGCCGCCTGCGGTCGCCGACGGCGAGCGTACGGATGCCCTCGCGAACGTTGCCGTGCTCCGTCGCCCCGAGGGCATGACCATCGAGGAGTACCAGCAGATCTGGTTCGAAGACCACACGCCGATCGCGATCGAGACCCAGAACACCTTCGGCTACATCCAGAACGCGGTCGAAGAGGCGCTCACGCCTGACTCCCCCGAGATCTCAGCGATCGTCGAGGAGTTGTTCCCCATGGCTGCCTTGACCGACATCCACGAGTTCTACGGCAGCGGCGGGGACGACGAGGAGCTCAGCCGTCGAATGACCGTACTGATGACCAGCGTCGCGCGATTCGGCGCCGACCAGGGCCTCGACCTCGTACCGACAAGCCGGTACGTCTGGGAGCTCGTCTAGTCCGAGGCCCGTACGACTTCGAGCGCACGCACGAGGTCGTCCGGGTAGACCGAGTCGAACTCGACGTGCTCACCGGTGCGCGGGTGGATGAAGCCAAGCCGGTACGCGTGCAGCCACTGACGATCGAGACCGACGCGCTTGGCCAGCGTCGGATCGGCGCCGTACATCAGGTCGCCGACGCACGGGTGGTGCAGCGCGGCCATGTGGACGCGGATCTGGTGCGTACGTCCGGTCTCGAGGTTGATTGTCAGCAGGCTGGCGAAACGGTGCGCCTCAAGCGTGTCGTAGTGCGTGACGCTCTCGCGTCCGCCGTCCTTCACGGTGAACTTGAAGTCGTGCTTGGGATGGCGCGCGATCGGAGCATCGATCGTTCCCATGTGCGGGTCGGGGTGACCCTGCACGAGCGCGTGATAGGTCTTGTCGACCGTACGGTCACGGAAGGCCTGCTTGAGCACGGTGTAGGCGTGCTCGGACTTCGCAACCGCCATCAGTCCGCTCGTGCCCACGTCAAGGCGGTGCACGATGCCGCGACGCTCGGGAGCGCCTGACGTCGAAATGCGCACGCCGATGCCGGCGAGGTGATCGAGAACGGTCGGACCGTCCCAGCCGACGCTGGGGTGTGCGGCCACGCCTACGGGTTTGTCGACCACGACGATGTCGTCATCCTGGAACACGATGCGCATGCCCTCGACCTCGGACGGTACGACGACCGCGCGGCGGGGTGCGGGAATCGAGACTTCGAGGATCGATCCAGGATGCACGCGGTCCGACTTGGCCGGGGCATGACCATCGATCAGTACGTGGCCTTCAGCGACGAGCTCGCTCGTACGCGTACGCGACAGCCCGAGCAAACGCGCGAGGGCGCTGTCGATCCGCTCGCCATCGAGGCCTTCCGGCACCGACAACACCTTGTGCTCGAGTTCGACTTCTTCTGTCATTGCTTGGCCTCACGGGTGCCGTCGATTGCGATACCGCGCCAGGTGCGCCAGACGATGACGATTGCGGCGAAGGTCAGGGCGATGTCTGCGACATTGCCGACGAAGAGTCCGTAGTCGATGAAGTCGACGACGTGACCCTTGAACGGAGAAGGCTGGCGGAAGATGCGGTCGGCCAGGTTGCCGAGGGCGCCGGCAAGCAGGAGCCCGAGCCCGATCGCCCAGCCACGGTCACGCAGGCGGGTGGCCATACGTACGACGGCCACGCACACTGCGACCGCGATGAGGCTCAGGACCAGGGTGAAACCGGTACCGGTGCTGAACGCCGCTCCCGCGTTGCGGAAGAACGTCAGCGAAAGGACGTTGGGGATCAGCTCGACGGGTTCGCGGCCCTGCAGCTTCTCGACGGCGAGGTACTTGGTGACCTGGTCGACCGCCAGCGTCAGGGCAGCGACGATCGCAAAGAGTCGTACCGAAGTGTGGGTTGTCGGGCCGCTTTCAGGGCTCAGCGACGTTCCTCGCGCTGCTTGCATGTCATGCACAGTGTGGCACGCGGGAACGCCATCAACCGCATCTTGCCGATCGCCTCACCACACACCTCGCACTGGCCATAGACGCCCTTGTCGAGGCGATCGAGCGCCTTCTCGGTCTGCTGGAGCAGCTCACGCTGGTTGGCAGCGAGTGACATCTCGGCGTCGCGCTCGAGACCCTTGGATCCGACGTCAGCCTGGTCGTTGCCGGCGCCATCAACGCCGTCACGCAGCAGGTCCTGCAGCTCGCGAGCTGACTGGTCGAGCTCGCCCCGCAGACGGGTGAGGTCGCTCTCGAGCTCGGCGCGGACGGCCTTGGCTTCAGCAGCGGTCCATGGCTTCTCGTCGGCGCGTACGGCCAGCTTGGTGTTTGGCATGCAGGAAGGTTAGACCCCACGTCGGCCAATTCCAACTCGCACCGCCGCAGCGTCCGCGCTCGTCACCCGTAGAATTGAGGGTGTGACCTCGCACGCGTCCTATCGCCCCGTTCCCGCCCATGTCGATCTCCCGGCGTTGGAGCGCGAGATCCTCGATCTCTGGGCCGAGCAGGGCACGTTTGCGGCGTCCCTCGACACACCCGCTGACGCTCCTCGATGGACGTTCTACGAGGGTCCTCCGACGGCCAACGGCACGCCCGGAACGCACCACGTCGAGGCGCGAGTGTTCAAGGATGTCTTCCCGCGCTTCAAGACCATGCAGGGCTTCCACGTCGACCGCAAGGCTGGCTGGGACTGCCACGGTCTGCCCGTAGAAATCGCGGTTGAGAAGGAGTTGGGCTTCAACGGCAAGCCCGATATCGAGGCTTTCGGTATCGCCGAGTTCAACGCCAAGTGCCGAGAGGCAGTCGTACGCCACGTCGATCTCTTCGAAGAGATGACCGAGCGCATGGGCTACTGGGTCGACATGGCCAACCCCTACCGGACCATGGAGCCGGCGTACGTCGAGAGCGTCTGGTGGGCGCTGTCGACGATCTTCAAGAAGGGCCTGCTGACCGAGGACTACCGAGTCGCGCCCTACTGCCCACGCTGCGGTACGACGCTGTCCGACCATGAGCTCGCTCAGGGCTATGAGACGATCACCGATCCGTCGGTCTACGTACGTTTCCCGCTGACGTCTGGCCCGTTGGCCGGCAAGGCCTCGATGCTGGTCTGGACCACGACTCCCTGGACCCTCGTCTCCAACACCGCGGTCGCCGTCAACCCTGGCGTCACCTATGTCACCGCTACAGATGGCAACGAGACGCTCGTGGTCGCCGAGCCGCTGCTGGCCAAGGCCCTCGGTGAAGGCTGGACAGCCACTGGCGAATCGTTCTCCGGCACCGAGATGGAGCGCTGGACGTACGAGCGCCCGTTCGACCTGGTCCCGTTCCCGTCGCCCGCTCACTTCGTTGTTCTGGGTGACTACGTCACGACCGAGGACGGCACCGGTCTGGTGCACCAGTCCCCCGCCTTCGGTGCCGACGACATGACGGTTTGCAAGGCGTACGACCTGCCCGTCGTCAACCCGATCACTCCGGACGGCCACTTCGAGGCGGACGTGCCGCTGGTCGGTGGACAATTCTTCAAGACTGCCGACCGAGTGCTCGCCGACGACCTCGCGGCTCGCGGCCTGATGTTCAACGAGCTGGCGTACGAGCACTCCTACCCGCACTGCTGGCGCTGCCACACGCCGCTGATGTACTACGCGCTTCCCGCTTGGTACATCCGTACGACCGAGGTCAAGGATCGGCTGATCGAGGAGAACGCCGACACCAACTGGTTCCCCGAGACCATCAAAAACGGTCGCTACGGCGACTGGCTGACCAACAACGTCGACTGGTCGCTTTCGCGCAGCCGC from the Aeromicrobium panaciterrae genome contains:
- the dnaE gene encoding DNA polymerase III subunit alpha, which translates into the protein MSSDSPFVHLHVHTEYSMLDGHALLDPLFERTAELGMSAIAMTDHGNLHGAYDFWAKGRQHGVKPIIGMEAYLAPNISRHEKKAVQWNKGGEDDISGRGAYTHMTLLSESTEGMHNLFRIASYASLEGQYRKPRADRELLQQYGKGIIATTGCPSGEIQTWLRIGNYEKARASAAEFQDIFGKENFFLELMEHGLEIEARVRDGLLKLKADLGLPVIATNDSHYVSPEDVEAHDALLCIGTGTTLGDPKRFKLDGGGYYIKSAKEMRDLWEDRFDLKEACDNTLLIAERCNVEFAESNGGYMARFEVPAGETEESWFVKEVWKGVESRYPGDALTPEVRARTEYELEVVRDKGYCGYYLVVADFINWAKDNGIRVGPGRGSGAGSIAAYALRITDLCPLTHGLIFERFLNPERPSMPDFDIDFDERRRGEVIRYVSNKYGEERVAQIATFGRLKAKAAIKDANRVLDYPFAMGDRITRTLPPDIMGKGVALKDIFDKTNKRYGDGAEFRALHEADAEVRKIYETALGLEGQIRQWGVHAAGVIMSSDPLIDIIPIMKRDQDGAVITQFDYPMCEALGLVKMDFLGLRNLTVLDDALVNIKRNRDIDLVLEDLTFDDPATYELLSRGDTLGVFQLDGGPMRALLRSMKPDKFEDISAVGALYRPGPMGADSHNKYAHRKNGREPIDPIHPELEKPLEKVLGETYGLIVYQEQVMEIAQVLAGFSLGQADNLRRAMGKKKKSELDKLYAGFEAGMFERGYSAKAVKTLWEILVPFSDYAFNKAHSAAYGVISYWTAYLKANFPAEYMAALLTSTRVDKDKSAIYLNECRRMGIKVLPPDVNESVSNFASVGQDIRFGLGAIRNIGEHVVAGIVEARTEGGLYADFADFLDKVPTHVCNKRVLDSLIRAGAFDSLGHRRRALVSIAEEAVDQHIDLKRNAAIGQDSLFGGLDDEFTGVTVTVPMMPEWDKTQLLAYERDMLGLYVSDHPLQGLEHVLKASSDCTVGELLTDTERDDGSTVRICGLITGVQRRMSKKGDSWASITLEDLEGGIEVMVFPGAYQLAVPVLVPDTIVVVRGRIRRKDDGIEVNALEVTLPALGDGRPDTPLQVSLPVARCTADTIASFKQVLAAHPGTSEVHLRLLGNGSTKVMRLDDSLRVAHSSSLIADLKELLGPHCLS
- the lspA gene encoding signal peptidase II, which gives rise to MQAARGTSLSPESGPTTHTSVRLFAIVAALTLAVDQVTKYLAVEKLQGREPVELIPNVLSLTFFRNAGAAFSTGTGFTLVLSLIAVAVCVAVVRMATRLRDRGWAIGLGLLLAGALGNLADRIFRQPSPFKGHVVDFIDYGLFVGNVADIALTFAAIVIVWRTWRGIAIDGTREAKQ
- a CDS encoding TraR/DksA C4-type zinc finger protein; the protein is MPNTKLAVRADEKPWTAAEAKAVRAELESDLTRLRGELDQSARELQDLLRDGVDGAGNDQADVGSKGLERDAEMSLAANQRELLQQTEKALDRLDKGVYGQCEVCGEAIGKMRLMAFPRATLCMTCKQREERR
- a CDS encoding RluA family pseudouridine synthase; the protein is MTEEVELEHKVLSVPEGLDGERIDSALARLLGLSRTRTSELVAEGHVLIDGHAPAKSDRVHPGSILEVSIPAPRRAVVVPSEVEGMRIVFQDDDIVVVDKPVGVAAHPSVGWDGPTVLDHLAGIGVRISTSGAPERRGIVHRLDVGTSGLMAVAKSEHAYTVLKQAFRDRTVDKTYHALVQGHPDPHMGTIDAPIARHPKHDFKFTVKDGGRESVTHYDTLEAHRFASLLTINLETGRTHQIRVHMAALHHPCVGDLMYGADPTLAKRVGLDRQWLHAYRLGFIHPRTGEHVEFDSVYPDDLVRALEVVRASD
- a CDS encoding DUF1801 domain-containing protein, coding for MTEHPDREKKTFTTVDEYIDASLIGVEERLVEMRRIIRAAAPETEETISYNIPAYKTDGVVVVQFAGFTEHTSLTFFPTAGAFSKFSDELAAYKTSKSAIRFPLDEPLPVDLIDAIVRFRVNEAADYVASKRR
- a CDS encoding pyridoxal phosphate-dependent aminotransferase, with the translated sequence MTQIVRQSEKLRDVLYDIRGPVNARAAAMEAAGERILKLNIGNPQPFGFDAPAEILQDVIAGLPTAQGYSDSRGIQSARRAVVHHYQLQEGFPVIDIDDVWLGNGVSELIQMALQALLDNGDEVLIPVPDYPLWTAVTNLAGGVPVHYRCDEANGWNPDIADLESKITDRTKVIVVINPNNPTGAVYTRETLTAIADLARKHNLVLMSDEIYDKILYDDAVHIPMASIAPDVLTLTFNGLSKAYRVCGYRAGWLVATGPLKEANDYLEGITLLASMRLCPNVPAQNAIQVALGGYQSIKELILPGGRLLEQRDTAVNELRKIPGVSVVSPRGALYVFPRLDPEVYPIKDDQQLVLDLLLQEKILLTQGSGFNWPDPDHLRIVTLPWARDLSEAIQRMGNFLSSYQQA
- a CDS encoding EthD domain-containing protein → MTKLILAFHGADLALDDPALRARLAELGVTRFQLNVDDEPVAGALRFGPGAPITALVSLWTDGDPEAAVAVLSDLEADVHAWRVTERRPIEPPAVADGERTDALANVAVLRRPEGMTIEEYQQIWFEDHTPIAIETQNTFGYIQNAVEEALTPDSPEISAIVEELFPMAALTDIHEFYGSGGDDEELSRRMTVLMTSVARFGADQGLDLVPTSRYVWELV